One region of Citrus sinensis cultivar Valencia sweet orange chromosome 6, DVS_A1.0, whole genome shotgun sequence genomic DNA includes:
- the LOC102612124 gene encoding uncharacterized protein LOC102612124 isoform X2: MVCLACLLPIFLVPIVNLLPLLFDYLLGKIYPLFGWEYRKPERAPPACPYKPAQKQNGNTNTFAVILILDILNNFLDKKMRNA; this comes from the exons ATG gTCTGTCTCGCCTGTTTATTACCGATTTTCCTTGTTCCGATCGTGAACCTACTACCATTactttttgattatttactg GGAAAAATTTATCCCCTGTTTGGATGGGAGTATAGGAAACCGGAGAGGGCTCCGCCTGCATGTCCATATAAGCCCGCTCAAAAACAAAACGGCAATACTAACACA TTTGcagttattctgattctggACATACTGAACAATTTTCTTGATAAGAAGATGAGGAATGCctag
- the LOC102612124 gene encoding uncharacterized protein LOC102612124 isoform X1, protein MVCLACLLPIFLVPIVNLLPLLFDYLLGKIYPLFGWEYRKPERAPPACPYKPAQKQNGNTNTVGSEVDPGAPESISKVMGAVNDKHD, encoded by the exons ATG gTCTGTCTCGCCTGTTTATTACCGATTTTCCTTGTTCCGATCGTGAACCTACTACCATTactttttgattatttactg GGAAAAATTTATCCCCTGTTTGGATGGGAGTATAGGAAACCGGAGAGGGCTCCGCCTGCATGTCCATATAAGCCCGCTCAAAAACAAAACGGCAATACTAACACA GTGGGTTCTGAAGTTGATCCTGGTGCCCCAGAGTCGATATCCAAAGTGATGGGAGCAGTTAATGATAAGCATGACTGA